One region of Culex pipiens pallens isolate TS chromosome 2, TS_CPP_V2, whole genome shotgun sequence genomic DNA includes:
- the LOC120422762 gene encoding uncharacterized protein LOC120422762, translating to MPNTARGRRSPWGAPETVKEVFERSISRAFPRRPPSKSRDDRLSCPAVTAGNRWFAIWRAEKVITTPGCLIDLLERGILRQPVPLHVSVARRGGSEPSRSGRIGADVVEGGSGVGEGHDYIQITVDLVGDPHHPLDRGYL from the exons ATGCCGAACACAGCCAGAGGCCGGCGAAGTCCATGGGGAGCACCTGAAACCGTGAAGGAAGTT TTTGAGAGATCAATAAGCAGGGCTTTTCCTCGCCGACCACCTTCCAAGTCCAGGGATGACCGATTGAGCTGTCCGGCCGTGACAGCGGGGAACCGCTG GTTCGCGATTTGGAGGGCGGAGAAGGTGATTACTACGCCGGGATGTTTGATCGATTTGCTGGAGCGAGGCATCCTGAGACAACCTGTCCCGTTGCACGTTTCTGTTGCTCGACGAGGCGGATCGGAACCGAGCAGATCTGGCCGGATCGGTGCCGATGTGGTCGAAGGAGGTTCGGGTGTTGGCGAAGGACACGATTACATCCAGATTACCGTTGATCTTGTCGGCGACCCGCATCATCCACTAGATCGTGGATATTTATGA